Part of the Quercus robur chromosome 5, dhQueRobu3.1, whole genome shotgun sequence genome, ttttttttttttttttttttttgttatttttctttcttcttccttttttttggctGCAACTTGATTTCCATTCATcccttggatgatgttttccaTGATTCTACATCCAGCTACTGAGTATCTCTATAAAAATTGACATAACTGCtccaaaaatgaaattaaaaaagaagttaaaatggAAGGAAATGTTAATACTTTATAAAGATTGATTTATTTGCAATGCAAGTCTACAGCTTGTGAAAATATACTTTGACAAGTGATTTTCCTGTCACGTTAtaatttagtaatatttatCATTGATCCTTTTTAAGTGAAACTATGATCAAATTCTCAGTGTGGAATCTGTGGTCAAATGTACTAACACAAAAATTCTTGTAAAGAACTATTttgacaaaacaaaagcaaattaTCATGCCTTACAAATTATAATACTACATTGCAGCTGAAATGATCAATACTGCTACTATTAACAAATTTTCACAGTTAAAGGAGTGCATGCgcacgcgcgcacacacacacagaccaTTTTCATGAACGTAAACAGGAGGGTTGCCATAAACTTGCTTGATATACTCCAGGATTCCTTGAAGACCCCAGGGTACGATTGCATACTGAGTCAAACAAACTGATTAGTAATGCACTGAAATAACCAGTAAAAGCAAACTGGCCTTAAATTTTTATGTTCAGCCTCTCACCTCAAATGTCGATGTATCATTTTGAATGCCTGCCACAACCAAAAAATTAGTGAGTTATTTCAGTTCCATATCTAAACTAGATGAGCATAGCTACAACTGCTTAACACACAGGTTACATTGGCCAAGACTTCACGTGTCAAGAAATACAGGACACCATAAACAAATATCAGAATGAAGCCTAATTCATAGATGGGTGATCAAAATTGACTTTGTACGCTCAATCAAACTAAAACAAAGTAATGAAATCCAAGCTGAAAATAGTTTTAAAGTTAATAATAATTGTTTCATTTGTCCGTCATTATCAACCTATTCCACTAAAATCCCAACAATGTGTCAAAAACATACTTGTTAACTGTACTGCCATGTCTGCCACAGCATCTCTATCTTCTGTATTTACGCTGCTTGGGTTATCCTTGACATACTTTGTGACGTAATGATTTACTCCAATGAAGTCAAATGAACCCTTAACCTGACTGGATTCAGCAAAGGTAAAGGACGGAAGTCTAGAGCCTACAATCTTTTTCAAGGTCTGAGGATAGTCTCCAAATACCAAGGGATTCACAAACCTGCAGAACAAAGCAAGGAATGGTTGCCAAAAGCTTGAATAAATTCTGAGATCCAATTCATTTGCAGCTTACTAAAGGAAATTGGACATGAGTAGATTTTACaaggaaaaatgaaatccaCAAAATTGTATGATAACTTTTATTTCTTGTGCCTTCTCAGAAAGACATTAGAATTGACAGATTCtagactaaaatgacaaaagccaaatagaaagaaaattacacaaataaatgaaagaaaacagATACCACTTCATACGAGAAATTAGAACTTACCAACCCAAGTAAAAGTCGTTGGCTCTTTGAGTGGCAATTTTATCTTCAGTATTGTTTGTTAGAGGAATGAACCAATAGGAAAAGACATTGAGTCCTATAACACCATGCTGCATGTCCTGCATTGCCCATATTTTCTCTAAAATTgcactttaatatatatatatatatatatatagtcaaaacGTTCAAATTCATGTTTcccaaatgaaaaatgaagGCCTAAATGATGTATAAAGAAGTAGTGGATTTTCAATCATGCTTGGATGCTCAAGCATAATCATTGTTGAACATCATATAATAGGGCAATTTAGATATTTGCTACATTGATCAAAATCCTGACAATGAACAGATTGAATCATACCTGGTATCGTTTCCTGTATAATCTAGTAGCTGATGCATGTGCAAGCAGGATATGATGAGCTGCCATGTATGGCTCAGTTGAGGAGTTTCCAGTAGAGCAGTTATCTCCATATGGAGGTGAACATCGCTGAGGAGGCAGAAATCCAATATCGTAACCCCCAAGCACAAACACATTGGCCTCATTCATAGTAGTCCAATATGAAACCCTGTCACCAAAATTTCTGAAGCACACATTTGCATATGCCGTGAAGTCTTTCCTGCATCCAGATCTAGTTATTGAGTCACATTCCTAGCAATGATTTGTTCTTGGTGCAGGAAATGTATGTAATTTTAAGTGCAAAGAATTGGTAATGATGGACAAGGGTATGGAACCATACACAATCTTCTGACTAACCCATCCTCCATACTCATCTTCAAGTGCTTGCGGAAGATCAGTGTGGTGTAGTGTAACATGTGGTTGTATTCCTGTGTGCAATCAAGAAGTGAAGAATCTCAGCTAAGgaaacacattttttattagCTTcttggaagattttttttattaaatttttatgatgAAAAAATGGCTGCATTGCTAAGAAAATGGCATTATCAACATCTATGATGGAGCTGGCTATGACCGTGGCTAATTAGCTCATTGATGAGATTGTTGTAATATTGCAAACCCTTTTGATTAACAGCTCCTCTTCCATCTGAAAGAGAGACCATCAGAAGTTTAAGCGTGAGAGAGAACCagaaataacttattttttgtttagttaAAGTGAGTGACAGTTATGTGATCATACTTGGGATAAGCCGTGACCATGATATGGAAAACCTATAGGCTTCTAAACCCGTGTCTTTCATGAGCTGAACATCCTCCTGCAGAATTAAACGAATTTAGTCATACGTATAAGATTATAAGGTGTGTTTTTGACAGTTGATTATGCTTGGTTGGTTAGGACATAACCATATAGTTGTTACAAGAAATATCAGACAGAGAGAATCGTTAGCTTCATGTGTAAACCAAAAGATGATTAATTGAGTTCAAATATGTGATTGGTATTTATGGAAAAAGGCCTTTAAAAAAAGGCTCATTACACAGACTGACCTTGTATTTATGATATCCATCACATGCTATGTCCCCACTGGCTCCATGCATATTACCTGAAATATGAGTTGGGCCAATTAGGCAGCCGATTCTCAGATATAGACAGATACGTCTCAGCAATGTTTTATCAAATATGCTGCCACCACAAGTGCAACTgaatcattccatttttaaGTTCTGACAAAAAGGCATGGTTTTGTGACAAGGAGCAGGCTAGTCATAAGTCTTACATATCTAAGCCCAGCAGACCAATGATCATTCTTTTACTAATTAGTCTATTTCACCAAGTTTTATGTTGTTCAAGCATCAAATCAATTACACTTACAACTATcattttagattatttttttaattgatagaaTTATTAGTTACATCTCATGACTTTCTCTCATAACAATGTGATGTATATATTTCCATGtgttaaaattttcacaataatagTTTGTATCATGTCTTGTAACCAGGTTCTTAATGTATTTTAAACCAAAAAGGCCCCCCCTTCCACTGCGCTTGTTCATGCCTTAAGTTACTTACAAGATGAGATGTGTAAGAGAGATTACTTACCCAAAAGAGAGACAGACAGAGAAGCTAATTAAGCCTGACAAAAAGGACAAATTGCACTTTTGTTCTTcatagataaaaagaaaaaaaaacaaaatgtagtTCTCAtcttcataaatatataactaTATGTACCTCCTAAGGAGCCCCAAGCTTCAAAATAAAGGATAATGTATTAGAGTTAATTTTTCTTGGACACATTAGgctatttgtttttccttttacttttgcAAAACTCTTATTCCAACATGTCATCAGCCACTCCACTCCTTTTACCAacaatttttcctcttttttggtaatatttaataataaaaaaaataatatctatGCTGCATATAATAATATAGGTTTGTAATTAACTTTGGTTTAGTTTTCCAACTCTTCTCCCTATCttgactcttcttctccccCATCTTCTTTTCTATTCCTTTCTCCCATCCATTCCATGTTCTTCCTAAAACAAAAAAGGTGatttttctttccctctctctttattcgattttcttcttcttctttttttggtggatttattattgtttttcccATATTCGTGGtgaatttcttattcttttttgcaGTTTTTTGGTGTTCGAATTCCCCATCACAAGCTCCCTCTCTCTTGAATTTGGTGGGTCCTAAAAGTgtttgtatcatttttttttccttgatttaTAAATGTTGATAGGCAATTATTTTTGCTTGAATTGAGAAAGTTTGGATTTTAAGAAAGTCTGTTTTTGGAAGTAATTGTCAATTCCTAAAGTACTTTCACGCATGCATAAACTTTTGTAAATAATGTTTGTCTACAAATGAATATTTTCACCTTGCTTTTCATACATAAAACATAACaatatttgaatataaaattatatattaacaTATGCTGACCTGCGTGGGCGAATGTATCCCATATGCTGGGGGTCCTCCCATCTAGGTTTGCTGCACCTTCAACCTTTCACAAACgattgaagaaacaaaaaatatgaaaaaaaaaaaaaaagaagatatttaCTTGTTATTTTACATTAGAATGAgtaaaccaaatatatatatatatatatatatcattaacacgtaaaaagaagcaaaaggaaTTTAAGTGATTACCTGATAAGCTGAGGAAGCAGCACCAAACACAAAGTCAGGTGGGAAATCATCTCTGCTAAATGTATCAGTGCCTAAAACTAGTGCTGCTAAACTTGTCAGCAAAACTAGCCTCAACATTTTCCTCCTGTTTAGTAGGAGCCTCGCAGTACTCTCTctctatatacatatatgttgTTAAAGAACATACGCAACATAGTTTTAGATGCCTATTggattccttaaaaaaaagaatcttaTTGGATTTGTCCATTCATGAGTCCTACCGTCCTACGGCATTCACATAGCTTTAATTTATGgccagatttttatttttatttgactttGAGAAAGCATGGTAAAGACAGGATTGAATTGCACTCTATGCTTGGTATTATAAGCCTCTACTTGGATTAACTGCAACCAAGTACTCTATATCTagtactctaaaaaaaaaaaaaaagtactctatatctatatattggGTAAATTCCATTTGAGATAATGCCAACTAagtccaaaacttttcaaaactaaccAATTTAGTCTCTAAAGCCAGTTCAATCCCTAAAACAGTTGAGAAAAAATAACTATCTATTTAGGGACTAAGTTGGCTTTAGGAACCAAACTAGatagttttgaaaagttttgaactTGGTTGGCATTAGTCAAAACCTCAGGATATGTTAGTGGAATTTAcctctatatttttattaattgaaacAGTAATTcgagtgagaaaaaaaatttcagatatatatatatattttttcataatttttgacTTGGTCTATTTGATTGATGCACAATAAAAATGGTGTTAGTAGTGGACTCATGTGAACCATGGGTTGCCAAAAGTgagaaattttttccaaaaattttatttagcaaCAAAAGCACCATAAAATAAGCCTGTATTTTTTTGGACCAAAACAAGAACTCACCAGAGCTGGTCATCCTCCCTTGCACTACCCAGCGTTGCCATCTTCAGTTTCTGACAAACCGcacaagaaaatataaaaaagttcaTACTTTTAACCCATTTTGGTTCATTTGCATATTTCATTCAATCCAATACTCCCTGATAAATAAGCTACCAAAATATAAGTTAGCCAAACACACATGGAGATAAGGCCTTCTGTAATGCATTGTACTAGAGATCTCCACGTATTAAAGTAGATGACTTTTGAAGAAGTGAATAGTTGTTGTCCTTGAAATTGTCGGCAATATCAGAAAGGGCCTCTATCTGTCTCACTTAAATATATTGAAGAACACCAAAGATATCTATATACTATTTTGTGTACAAAtgaaaaaatgctacaaagcagcACACTGTTAGTTCGTATActttgacaaaaaaaaagagagagagagagagagagagagagaataataaacaaaccattATACAAAGTACATGTACAAAGCATAATCTACTCAAGTAAATAAGGGGAAACTGCAGATATATTCTTTTGAAGTTCAATATATCCATCAGAACTGATGTTTTTCCCCTTCAAGAAATTGGAGTACCAATGAGCAGAGAGCTTAGGTTGTCTTTTTAAATCCGGGTCATCCAAATCCACAAAGTATAGGCCGTAGCTTGATTCATAGCCATCCAACATTTCAAATAAATCCAAGAAGGACCATGTAAAATAACCTCTTGTATTTGATCCATTCCTTCCAAGGTTTTAAGAATAGTGAGAGAAAAGTAATCACATCAAATTTTAGTAACTATGTatcaattaaaaagaaacaGCCAGAAATATAATTAAGACCtatcatatgattttttttgtagaTATAATAGACTTTGAAACATATGGCATCCATCTCATATTGGTTTATTTGACAATGAGAGACTTTACTAGATGCGATAATTGGAATCTACATATCATGGTACCCTTTTAATTGATCAAGTGAAGCAACTAATTccatttgattaatttttgtagCACAAATTAGTCACATCAAACTCTCTTTCcagaaaagataataaaaatattaggtCATAACATCTACATTaatcttatttttgaattcagtATATATTTGAGATGGAATCATCAAATCATGAGCCACTGGTATGCTAATTATCTTCCAAAATTAACTTGGCAAATAAACCTAACAGCAAATAGAAATTTCTGTCAAGGACTGCAAACAACTCAAAGAAAATTATGACAAGACTCTCACATCATCATGTGTTAGGTTTATATAAGGTCTACAGACATACCTCAATGCATCAAGCAAACTGCCAATATATCCATGCAAATATTTTACCCTAGGCCAGTCTTCCAGTGTTGAATTACGTCTTGTTCGTTGACCTGCAGAGAGATACATGTCATGTCAGATTTCCTCAATTGGATGACCAACCTAATGCAAGCTCTATACTAGAAGAGTACGCCCAAAGAAAGAATGAGCAATATTTCATCTAGCAGCATGAAGAAAAGTTGAAACTTTTCTGTAGTTTTAGTTAATTCCATCAATGCATTGGTGGATAATTTCAAACTGCGCCAAACCATTAGTTTGTGCATTATGGTACTTTTAACTATTCCTACCAATAGATATTTCAATAATCTATTAAAAGTTTGTCACATTCTGCTACAATAGCCTTGTGTATTGCAGCATACTTCCAAATCATACTCTCATATggcttttcataatttttttttcttcttttctgcaATTTGATTTCCATTCATCCTATAGAGGATGTTTTCCTGATTCCACACCCAGCTATTGAGTATCTCTATAAAAATTGACATAACTGCtccaaaaatgaaattagaaaaagaagttacaatggaaggaaattttaatACTTTATATATTTGCAACGCAAGTCTACAGCTGGAGAAAATATACTTTGACAAGTGATTTTGCTGCCCAGTTACAATTTAGTAAAACTTATCATTGATCTTTTTTAAGTGAAACTGTGATCAAATTCAAACGGTGGAATCAGAGGCTAAATATACTAATGCAAAAATTCTTGTAAAGAACTACTTTgacaaaatgaaaagcaaatTATCATGTCTTGTAATACTACAATGAAGCTGAATGATCTGTAGTGCTACTGctaacacagagagagagagagagagagagagagagagagtgaccaTTTTCATGAATGTAGACAGGAGGGTTGCCATAAAATTGCTTGATATACTCCAGGATTCCTTGCAGACCCCAGGGTGCAATTGGATACTGAGACAAACAAACTGATTAGTAATGCACTAAAATAACAAGACAAATCAAACTGGCCTTAAATTTCTATGTTCAACCTCTCACCTCAAATATGGACGTATCATTTCGAATTCCTGCCACAACCAAAAACTAGTGAGTTATTTCAATTCCACATCTGAACTGGATGAGCATAACTACAACTGCTTAACACACAGGTTACATTGGCCAAGACTTTAGTGTGGCATGAAATACAGGACATGTATCCAATGCAGTACGGAAAAGATGGAAGTTTTGTTAATCAAACTAAAACAAAGTAATGTAATCCAAGACTTCATTTGTTTATCACTATCAACCTATTCCACTAAAATCCCAACAATATGTCAAAAACATACTTGTAAACTGTACCGCCATGTCTGCCAAAACATCTCTGTCTTCCATATTTAGGCCGCTTGGGTTATCATTGACATACATTGTGATGTAATGATTCACTCCAATGAAGTCAAATGAACCCTTAACCTGACTGGATTCAGCATAGGTAAAGGATGGAAGTCTAGAGCCTACAATCTTTTTCATGGTCTGAGGATAGTCTCCAAATACCAAGGGATCCACAAACCTGCAGCACAAAGCCAGGAACGGTTGCCAAAAGTTTGAATAAATTCTGAGATCCAATTTTGCAGCTTACCAAAGGAAATTGGACATGAGTAATTTTTAAAGGGCAAACGAAATCcacaaaaaacttttatttcttgtgCCTTCTCAGAAAGATATTAGACTTGACAGAATCCAGACTAAGATGACAAAAGCCGAATAGATAGACAATCACacaaacaaatgaaagaaaacaGATACCACTTCATATACATGATATTAGAACTTACCAACCCAAGTAAAAATCTTTGGCTCTTTGAGTGGCAATTTTATCTTCAGTACTGTTTGTTAGAGGAATAAACCAATAGCAAAAGACATTGAGCCCTATAACACCATGCTGCTTGTCCTGCATCAGCATTGCCCATAGTTTCTCTAAAATGGCATTTTGATACATATTCATAACGTTCAAATTCATGTTTcccaaatgaaaaatgaagGCCTCAACACCGTACAAAGAAGTAGTGGATTTTTAATCATGCTGGGATGCTCAAGCATGATAATTGTCCTTGAACATCAAATAGTAGGGCAATTTAGATATTCGCTACATTGGTCAAAACGCTGACAATGAACAGATTGAATCATACCTGGTATCGTTTCTTGTATAATCTAGCAGCTGACGCATGTGCCAGCAGGATATGATGAGCTGCCATGTACGGCTCAGTTGAGGAGTTTCCTGTAGAGCAGTTACCTCCATATGGAGGTGAACATCGCTGAGGAGGAAGAAATCCAGTATCATAACCCTCAAGCACGAACACATTGGCCTCATTCATTGTAGTCCAATATGATATCCTGTCACCAAACTTCCTGAAGCATACATCTGCATATGCCGTGAAGTCTTTCCTGCATCCAGATCTCGTTATTGAGACACATTCCTAGCAAATATTAGTGCTTAGTGCAGGGAACGTATATACTTTTAAGTGCAAAGGAGTGGTGTATGATGGACTAGGGTTGGGAACCATACACAATCTTCCGACTAACCCATCCTCCATACTCATCTTCAAGTGCTTGAGGAAGATCAGTGTGGTGTAATGTTACGTGTGGTTGTATTCCTgtgtgaaatcaagaagtgaAAAACCTCAGCTAAGGGAACACATTTTTATATTAGCTTCTTGGAAgtaccctttctttttttgttccttttttttttttttttttttttttttttaaatgaaaaaatggcTGCATTGCTAAGAAATTGGCATTATGAACATCTATGATAGAAGCTGGCTATAACCATGGCTGATTAGCTCATTGATGAGCTTGTTGTAATATTGCAAACCCTTTGGATTAACAGCTCCTCTTCCATCTGAATGAGAGACCATCAGAAGTTCAAGTGTGGGATAAATAACCAGAAATAACTTATGTCTTTTTTAGTTAAAGTGAGTGACAGTTATGTGATCATACTTGGGATAAGCCTTGACCATGATATGGAAAACCTATAGGCTTCTAAACCCGTGTCTTCCATGAGCTGGACATCGTCCTGCAGAGTTAAACGAATGTAATCATACATGTAAGGTGTGTTTTTTACAATGAGTTGATTATGCTTGGTTGGTTAAGACATAACCATATAATTGTTACAAGAAATATCATACACACAGAATCATTAGCTTCCTGTGCAAACAATAAGATGATTAATTGAGCTCAAATATGTAATTAGTATTTATGGTAAAAGATCTTTTAGAAAGGTTCATTACATAGACTGACCTTATATTTATGATACTCATCACATGCTATGTCCCCACTGGCTCCATGCATATTCCCTGAAATATGAGTTGGGCCAATTAGGTTCCTGATTCTCATATATAGACAGAAATAAGTCTCAGCAAtgttttatccacttataaTGGATAATTCAATTTCAGGAAAAaggctttttctttcttcttctatgaATCATTCCATTTTCAAATTCTGACAAAAGGGTAGGAGCAGGCTTGTAATAAGTCTCACATACCTAAGCCCAACAGACAATGATCGTTCTTttagtaattaatatatttcaccAAGCTTAATGTGGTTCAGGGATCATATCAATCACGCTTACAACTATCATTATaggtgaaaatttttaattgatataaTTATTAGTTACATCTCATGACTCTCTCATAAAAAAGAACGTTATGTATATATTTCCATGTgtcaaattttcacaataacGGTTTGTATCATGTCTTGTAAAATGGTTCATAATGTACTTAAACCAAAGAGCCCCCCAACcccaaaaggaagaaaaaaaaggaaagggaaataGAGAGTCTTACGCTTGTTTATTCCTTAAGTTACTTACAAGTTGAGACGTGTAAGATAGACTACGTGTAAGATAGACTACACACACGGGGAGAGAGGAAAATgttttaaagaaactaataGTGGTGTATGTATAAAAGAGTCTAACTCTTGGATGCATAGTATAGGCTTTAAACCTCTTCAACTCATACTCATTTTCCAATTTGGGATTAgtccactattttttcttttgtgaataccaagtattttaacaaaacacacacagagagagggAAGGGAGACAGAGAAGCTAAGCCTAAAGTTATGTTGACAAAAAGATAATGAAGAAGATAAATTGTACCTTTGGTCttcatatataaaaagaaaaagacaaactGTAGTTCTCAtcttcataaatatataaccaTAAGCGTCCCCAAGCtccaaaaaaaaggataatgtaTTAGTATTAGAGTTAGTTTTTCTTGGACACATTAGGcaatttgtttttccttttacttttacaATGCTCTTATTTTGCCATGTCATCGGTCACATCACTCCTTTACCAAAAAGTTTCCtaatttttggtaatattaataaaataataataatatctatacaatatataataatttaggttt contains:
- the LOC126727585 gene encoding beta-glucosidase 11-like isoform X32, producing the protein MEDTGLEAYRFSISWSRLIPNGRGAVNQKGLQYYNNLINELISHGIQPHVTLHHTDLPQALEDEYGGWVSQKIVKDFTAYANVCFRNFGDRVSYWTTMNEANVFVLGGYDIGFLPPQRCSPPYGDNCSTGNSSTEPYMAAHHILLAHASATRLYRKRYQDMQHGVIGLNVFSYWFIPLTNNTEDKIATQRANDFYLGWFVNPLVFGDYPQTLKKIVGSRLPSFTFAESSQVKGSFDFIGVNHYVTKYVKDNPSSVNTEDRDAVADMAVQLTSIQNDTSTFEYAIVPWGLQGILEYIKQVYGNPPVYVHENGQRTRRNSTLEDWPRVKYLHGYIGGLLDAVRNGSNTRGYFTWSFLDLFEMLDGYESSYGLYFVDLDDPDLKRQPKLSAHWYSNFLKGKNISSDGYIELQKNISVVSTNFQ
- the LOC126727585 gene encoding beta-glucosidase 11-like isoform X29, translating into MLRLVLLTSLAALVLGTDTFSRDDFPPDFVFGAASSAYQVEGAANLDGRTPSIWDTFAHAGNMHGASGDIACDGYHKYKEDVQLMKDTGLEAYRFSISWSRLIPNGRGAVNQKGLQYYNNLINELISHGIQPHVTLHHTDLPQALEDEYGGWVSQKIVKDFTAYANVCFRNFGDRVSYWTTMNEANVFVLGGYDIGFLPPQRCSPPYGDNCSTGNSSTEPYMAAHHILLAHASATRLYRKRYQDMQHGVIGLNVFSYWFIPLTNNTEDKIATQRANDFYLGWFVNPLVFGDYPQTLKKIVGSRLPSFTFAESSQVKGSFDFIGVNHYVTKYVKDNPSSVNTEDRDAVADMAVQLTSIQNDTSTFEYAIVPWGLQGILEYIKQVYGNPPVYVHENGQRTRRNSTLEDWPRVKYLHGYIGGLLDAVRNGSNTRGYFTWSFLDLFEMLDGYESSYGLYFVDLDDPDLKRQPKLSAHWYSNFLKGKNISSDGYIELQKNISVVSTNFQ
- the LOC126727585 gene encoding beta-glucosidase 11-like isoform X39, with translation MHGASGDIACDGYHKYKEDVQLMKDTGLEAYRFSISWSRLIPNGRGAVNQKGLQYYNNLINELISHGIQPHVTLHHTDLPQALEDEYGGWVSQKIVKDFTAYANVCFRNFGDRVSYWTTMNEANVFVLGGYDIGFLPPQRCSPPYGDNCSTGNSSTEPYMAAHHILLAHASATRLYRKRYQDMQHGVIGLNVFSYWFIPLTNNTEDKIATQRANDFYLGWFVNPLVFGDYPQTLKKIVGSRLPSFTFAESSQVKGSFDFIGVNHYVTKYVKDNPSSVNTEDRDAVADMAVQLTSIQNDTSTFEYAIVPWGLQGILEYIKQVYGNPPVYVHENGQRTRRNSTLEDWPRVKYLHGYIGGLLDAVRNGSNTRGYFTWSFLDLFEMLDGYESSYGLYFVDLDDPDLKRQPKLSAHWYSNFLKGKNISSDGYIELQKNISVVSTNFQ
- the LOC126727585 gene encoding beta-glucosidase 11-like isoform X43 — encoded protein: MHGASGDIACDEYHKYKDDVQLMEDTGLEAYRFSISWSRLIPNGRGAVNPKGLQYYNKLINELISHGIQPHVTLHHTDLPQALEDEYGGWVSRKIVKDFTAYADVCFRKFGDRISYWTTMNEANVFVLEGYDTGFLPPQRCSPPYGGNCSTGNSSTEPYMAAHHILLAHASAARLYKKRYQDKQHGVIGLNVFCYWFIPLTNSTEDKIATQRAKDFYLGWFVDPLVFGDYPQTMKKIVGSRLPSFTYAESSQVKGSFDFIGVNHYITMYVNDNPSGLNMEDRDVLADMAVQFTRIRNDTSIFEYPIAPWGLQGILEYIKQFYGNPPVYIHENGQRTRRNSTLEDWPRVKYLHGYIGSLLDALRNGSNTRGYFTWSFLDLFEMLDGYESSYGLYFVDLDDPDLKRQPKLSAHWYSNFLKGKNISSDGYIELQKNISAVSPYLLE
- the LOC126727585 gene encoding beta-glucosidase 11-like isoform X41: MHGASGDIACDEYHKYKDDVQLMEDTGLEAYRFSISWSRLIPNGRGAVNPKGLQYYNKLINELISHGIQPHVTLHHTDLPQALEDEYGGWVSRKIVKDFTAYADVCFRKFGDRISYWTTMNEANVFVLEGYDTGFLPPQRCSPPYGGNCSTGNSSTEPYMAAHHILLAHASAARLYKKRYQDKQHGVIGLNVFCYWFIPLTNSTEDKIATQRAKDFYLGWFVDPLVFGDYPQTMKKIVGSRLPSFTYAESSQVKGSFDFIGVNHYITMYVNDNPSGLNMEDRDVLADMAVQFTRIRNDTSIFEYPIAPWGLQGILEYIKQFYGNPPVYIHENGQRTRRNSTLEDWPRVKYLHGYIGSLLDALRYVCRPYINLTHDDVRVLS
- the LOC126727585 gene encoding beta-glucosidase 11-like isoform X31; protein product: MLRLVLLTSLAALVLRTDTFSRDDFPPDFVFGAASSAYQVEGAANLDGRTPSIWDTFAHAGNMHGASGDIACDGYHKYKEDVQLMKDTGLEAYRFSISWSRLIPNGRGAVNQKGLQYYNNLINELISHGIQPHVTLHHTDLPQALEDEYGGWVSQKIVKDFTAYANVCFRNFGDRVSYWTTMNEANVFVLGGYDIGFLPPQRCSPPYGDNCSTGNSSTEPYMAAHHILLAHASATRLYRKRYQDMQHGVIGLNVFSYWFIPLTNNTEDKIATQRANDFYLGWFVNPLVFGDYPQTLKKIVGSRLPSFTFAESSQVKGSFDFIGVNHYVTKYVKDNPSSVNTEDRDAVADMAVQLTSIQNDTSTFEYAIVPWGLQGILEYIKQVYGNPPVYVHENGQRTRRNSTLEDWPRVKYLHGYIGGLLDAVRNGSNTRGYFTWSFLDLFEMLDGYESSYGLYFVDLDDPDLKRQPKLSAHWYSNFLKGKNISSDGYIELQKNISVVSTNFQ
- the LOC126727585 gene encoding beta-glucosidase 11-like isoform X33 — its product is MEDTGLEAYRFSISWSRLIPNGRGAVNPKGLQYYNKLINELISHGIQPHVTLHHTDLPQALEDEYGGWVSRKIVKDFTAYADVCFRKFGDRISYWTTMNEANVFVLEGYDTGFLPPQRCSPPYGGNCSTGNSSTEPYMAAHHILLAHASAARLYKKRYQDKQHGVIGLNVFCYWFIPLTNSTEDKIATQRAKDFYLGWFVDPLVFGDYPQTMKKIVGSRLPSFTYAESSQVKGSFDFIGVNHYITMYVNDNPSGLNMEDRDVLADMAVQFTRIRNDTSIFEYPIAPWGLQGILEYIKQFYGNPPVYIHENGQRTRRNSTLEDWPRVKYLHGYIGGLLDAVRNGSNTRGYFTWSFLDLFEMLDGYESSYGLYFVDLDDPDLKRQPKLSAHWYSNFLKGKNISSDGYIELQKNISVVSTNFQ